One window of the Mycobacterium haemophilum DSM 44634 genome contains the following:
- the dapA gene encoding 4-hydroxy-tetrahydrodipicolinate synthase → MTTVGFDAPARLGTLLTAMVTPFDADGSLDPAAAARLAKHLVDAGCDGLVLSGTTGESPTTTDDEKLQLLRVVLEAVGDRARVIAGAGSYDTAHSVRLAKACAAEGAHGLLVVTPYYSKPPQTGLVAHFTAVADATELPVLLYDIPGRSVVPIEPDTIRTLASHPNIVGVKEAKADLHSGGQIMAETGLAYYSGDDALNLPWLAMGAIGFISVISHLAAGQLRELLSAFGSGDITTARKINVAIGPLCSAMGRLGGVTMSKAGLRLQGIDVGDPRLPQMPATAEQIDALAADMRAASVLR, encoded by the coding sequence GTGACCACCGTCGGATTCGACGCTCCCGCACGTTTGGGGACTCTGCTGACCGCGATGGTGACACCGTTCGACGCTGATGGCTCCCTTGACCCTGCGGCCGCGGCGCGGCTGGCGAAACACCTGGTCGACGCGGGGTGTGACGGCCTGGTGCTCTCGGGCACCACCGGCGAGTCGCCGACCACCACCGACGACGAGAAACTCCAACTGCTGCGTGTCGTACTTGAGGCGGTGGGCGACCGAGCCCGAGTCATCGCCGGCGCGGGCAGCTATGACACAGCTCACAGCGTCCGACTCGCCAAGGCTTGCGCGGCCGAGGGCGCGCACGGACTCCTGGTGGTTACCCCTTACTACTCGAAGCCGCCGCAGACCGGGCTGGTTGCGCACTTTACCGCGGTCGCCGATGCTACCGAGCTGCCGGTGCTGCTCTACGACATTCCCGGGCGGTCGGTCGTGCCGATCGAGCCTGACACGATTCGCACACTGGCGTCGCATCCCAACATCGTCGGGGTCAAGGAGGCCAAGGCTGATTTGCACAGCGGTGGCCAGATCATGGCCGAAACTGGCCTGGCCTACTATTCCGGCGACGACGCACTGAACCTGCCCTGGCTGGCGATGGGTGCCATCGGCTTCATCAGCGTGATTTCTCATCTGGCCGCAGGACAGCTTCGAGAGCTGTTGTCCGCCTTCGGTTCCGGGGATATCACCACTGCTCGAAAGATCAACGTTGCGATCGGCCCGCTGTGCAGCGCGATGGGCCGCCTGGGTGGGGTGACGATGTCCAAGGCAGGTTTGCGGCTTCAGGGTATTGACGTCGGTGATCCGCGGCTGCCGCAGATGCCGGCAACAGCAGAGCAGATCGATGCGTTGGCTGCCGATATGCGTGCGGCCTCGGTGCTTCGGTGA
- the thyX gene encoding FAD-dependent thymidylate synthase, translated as MAETAPLRVQLIAKTEFLAPPDVSWTTDADGGSALVEFAGRACYQSWSKPNPRTATNSAYIKHIIDVGHFSVLEHASVSFYISGISRSCTHELIRHRHFSYSQLSQRYVPEKDARVVVPPGMEDDHELQQILIAAADASRATYTELLAKLEAKFMAGEPAGNRAVLRRKQARQAARAVLPNATETRIVVTGNYRAWRHFIAMRASEHADVEIRRLAIACLRQLVDVAPAVFADFEITALADGTEVATSPLATEA; from the coding sequence GTGGCCGAGACCGCGCCGCTACGCGTGCAACTGATTGCCAAGACTGAGTTTCTGGCGCCTCCCGACGTGTCGTGGACTACCGACGCCGACGGCGGCTCCGCGCTGGTCGAGTTCGCCGGCCGAGCCTGCTACCAGAGCTGGTCGAAGCCCAATCCCCGGACTGCGACGAACTCCGCGTACATCAAACACATCATCGACGTCGGGCATTTTTCGGTGCTCGAGCATGCCAGCGTTTCGTTCTACATCAGCGGCATCTCGCGATCATGCACTCATGAGCTGATCCGACACCGGCATTTCTCCTACTCGCAGCTGTCGCAGCGCTACGTGCCGGAAAAGGACGCCCGAGTCGTGGTGCCACCGGGCATGGAAGATGACCACGAACTTCAGCAGATCCTTATCGCGGCCGCAGACGCCAGCCGGGCCACCTACACCGAACTGCTGGCCAAGCTGGAAGCCAAGTTCATGGCAGGTGAGCCCGCCGGGAACAGGGCCGTGCTGCGGCGCAAGCAGGCCCGCCAAGCAGCCCGCGCGGTGCTGCCCAACGCCACCGAGACCCGCATCGTCGTGACCGGGAACTACCGGGCATGGCGGCACTTCATCGCCATGCGGGCCAGCGAGCACGCCGACGTCGAAATCCGGCGGCTGGCCATTGCCTGTCTGCGTCAGCTCGTCGACGTTGCGCCCGCAGTATTCGCCGACTTCGAGATCACCGCACTCGCTGACGGTACCGAGGTCGCGACCAGTCCTTTAGCCACCGAAGCCTGA